The nucleotide sequence CAGGCACAGACGACCTGGCTGTTTATCGCCAACAGCATCCAGAGCCACCGGCAAAAAGCGATCCCGGAAATGGTGGCAATTTATAGTGATCGCATTGTCGGCAAACTGACCTCTGTTCATAAAATGTTCTGACCACTGATAACTTCCTGAACATAAACGTCTGCCCTGCCCCACGGAAAACAAACTTCAAACTGGTCTACCAGGGCAAAGACCGGCCGCTCAATATAAGGCTGCAGAGGATAACTAACGGTGACAATGCGGGTACCCAATGGCAGGGCTGCTAACCGTTCCGCCAGCTCATTAACGATCAAATCATCCAGATTGGAAGCAAACAGATAGATAACCGTTGCGTTTTCAAGAGATGCCTTCAGGTAGTCCTCACAACGTACTTCAATACCCGAAAGCTTTAAGACCCTGACAACCCAGTTCAATCGATACACAAAACCAGGCACCCACTCAATAGCGGTCACCCTGCATCCTTTTACCAGACTGAGCCAGAGAGCAGTAAAGCCACTGCCAGCCCCCAGCTCAAACACATGATCTTCTGCATGAATGCCAGTACGATCTGCTATCTCTGCCAGAGACGTCAGAGGCGTTTCACCGTAGCTGTATACATCGTCAGCATTAATCCACTTCAAATAACGACGACTGACAGTGTAAGGGCTGGAAAAAAGATAGAGAGCGGCAAGCAGGCAGTAGCCTGATAAAAATGTCTGACAGGATCGAAACCGCCACAGCACATAGACAAACTCCCTGCACTCCTGCCATTTAACCTTAAGACCGAGCCATATCAGTTTCAGCACACAGTTTACCGGTTATGTTCCAGCTTTTATTAAATCAGCCCGGAAGCACTATTCCAACCGCGTCATTTTGATCCGACACTACAAATAAAAACAGAGGTTTTACAGCCTGTCCTGACACAAGGTATGGTTAGATTGTATGCGTAAGAAATATGTACTACCTTACCAGACAGTTAGGGGATTTTAATGATGGACAGAACCCAGACCCGACTGAAGCCGGAAGATCAGGCAAAAGTAGATGCCTTCCTGAAACAGGGCATAAACGCCACAGAACGCAGTCGCTTCAAGCCCTTTAAGCTCATGCTCTGGCTGGCAGCTGTTATTCTTGTGCTGGGTCTGCTCAGCAGGGCTATAGGTGTTTTTATTCTGGGATAAAGCCTTATCAGACAGCCATTAACCGTGTGATAATCAAGTGAATAATGTAAATAACAATGACCTTTTACACCGGATTGTAATTGTCGGCGGTGGTGCCGGAGGACTGGAACTGGCAACCCTGCTTGGAAAATCTCTTGGCAAAAGGAATAAAGCCTCCATAACGCTGATTGATGCTC is from Endozoicomonas gorgoniicola and encodes:
- a CDS encoding SAM-dependent methyltransferase produces the protein MLKLIWLGLKVKWQECREFVYVLWRFRSCQTFLSGYCLLAALYLFSSPYTVSRRYLKWINADDVYSYGETPLTSLAEIADRTGIHAEDHVFELGAGSGFTALWLSLVKGCRVTAIEWVPGFVYRLNWVVRVLKLSGIEVRCEDYLKASLENATVIYLFASNLDDLIVNELAERLAALPLGTRIVTVSYPLQPYIERPVFALVDQFEVCFPWGRADVYVQEVISGQNIL
- a CDS encoding DUF3094 family protein is translated as MMDRTQTRLKPEDQAKVDAFLKQGINATERSRFKPFKLMLWLAAVILVLGLLSRAIGVFILG